A region from the Caldisericaceae bacterium genome encodes:
- a CDS encoding KH domain-containing protein: protein MMKELIETIVKALVDKPEEVKVSEVAGETAVIFEVKVADSDIGKVIGKQGKTANALRTIVKAASSKIGKAATIQINSRPRGV, encoded by the coding sequence ATCATGAAAGAACTAATCGAAACAATTGTTAAGGCTTTGGTAGATAAGCCAGAAGAAGTTAAGGTATCTGAAGTTGCTGGAGAAACAGCAGTTATTTTTGAAGTAAAAGTTGCAGATTCCGATATTGGAAAGGTTATTGGAAAACAGGGTAAAACTGCTAACGCACTAAGAACTATTGTTAAAGCAGCTTCCTCAAAGATTGGCAAGGCTGCAACTATTCAAATCAATTCAAGACCAAGAGGAGTATAA
- a CDS encoding YigZ family protein: MRYKTIETDLSIRVNIQRSIFISHVKRIFTKEDAEEFIKNIKDEYKDATHNPFAYRLLNGTFQYSDDGEPSKSASIPIFNAIRSNGVYNVAVVVTRYFGGVKLGIPGLIEAYYSTADFAIKSAKVVEVSTKKRFKISLPYQSLNYLYYVLSKVESKVLEKNFGEFSIFEIEINEDDEEKFLGLLSKEKSIQYL; encoded by the coding sequence ATGAGATATAAAACAATTGAAACTGATTTATCTATAAGGGTAAATATTCAAAGGTCTATTTTTATAAGTCATGTAAAAAGGATTTTTACAAAAGAAGATGCAGAAGAATTTATTAAAAACATAAAAGACGAATACAAAGATGCTACGCATAATCCTTTTGCCTATAGGTTGCTTAACGGCACTTTTCAATATTCTGATGATGGAGAACCTTCTAAATCGGCTTCTATACCTATATTTAATGCAATTCGCTCAAACGGTGTCTACAATGTGGCAGTGGTTGTTACACGGTATTTCGGTGGAGTAAAACTTGGAATCCCAGGTTTAATTGAGGCTTATTATTCTACTGCAGATTTTGCCATTAAGAGTGCTAAAGTTGTGGAAGTATCAACGAAAAAAAGATTTAAAATTTCATTACCTTACCAATCTTTAAATTATCTATATTATGTATTATCAAAAGTTGAAAGCAAAGTGCTTGAAAAAAATTTCGGGGAATTTTCTATTTTTGAAATTGAGATAAACGAAGACGACGAAGAAAAATTTTTGGGCTTACTTAGTAAAGAAAAAAGTATTCAATATCTTTAG
- the rpsP gene encoding 30S ribosomal protein S16: protein MATKIKLARVGAPHRAFYRVVVSDSRFATDSKIVEIIGHWNPVSDPDELVIDREKAIDWLKKGAMPTESVLNLLKRAKIWDEFLKLKGGK from the coding sequence TTGGCAACGAAGATTAAGCTTGCAAGAGTTGGAGCACCTCATCGAGCGTTTTATAGGGTTGTAGTATCCGATTCTCGTTTTGCAACGGATAGTAAAATTGTTGAAATTATTGGACATTGGAATCCTGTATCCGATCCTGACGAACTTGTTATTGACAGAGAAAAGGCTATTGATTGGTTGAAAAAAGGCGCAATGCCTACTGAAAGTGTGTTGAATCTTCTTAAAAGAGCAAAAATTTGGGATGAGTTCCTAAAACTCAAGGGAGGTAAGTAA
- a CDS encoding YlqD family protein — translation MSVLHLKQNVVVKVVVTEKFKEDFKKDLQRQLENAESKARDLKSSMARVVIESAGIQNASYVETLKARIEEERMLQEALASQLRDKLREIDELPVGSVYPYVVLEGFVDVQVGDDLFKKISSQEIILKDGIVTEIKEGT, via the coding sequence ATGAGTGTGCTTCATCTTAAGCAAAATGTTGTTGTAAAAGTTGTTGTAACCGAAAAGTTTAAAGAAGACTTTAAAAAAGATCTTCAAAGACAATTAGAAAATGCGGAGAGTAAGGCGCGCGACCTGAAGTCTTCGATGGCGCGCGTCGTAATTGAAAGTGCTGGTATCCAAAATGCTTCTTATGTTGAGACTCTTAAAGCACGCATCGAGGAAGAAAGGATGCTTCAAGAAGCATTAGCGTCCCAATTGAGGGACAAACTAAGGGAAATAGATGAACTTCCCGTTGGCTCTGTTTATCCTTATGTTGTGCTTGAAGGCTTTGTAGATGTGCAAGTTGGTGACGATCTCTTTAAAAAAATTTCATCGCAAGAAATAATCTTAAAAGATGGCATAGTTACCGAAATTAAGGAAGGCACCTAA